Proteins co-encoded in one Candidatus Bathyarchaeota archaeon genomic window:
- a CDS encoding 3'-phosphoesterase, which yields MRLEEYWKKRDFEKTRELKGNEKTDRGNIYVIQKHQATHLHYDLRLEMDGVLKSWAVPKTPPTESGVKRLAVQVEDHPVGYADFEGTIPEGQYGAGTVEIWDKGQYVLTSRKENKLVFEIKGRKLKGVYCLVRFKGKKNWLFFKKKD from the coding sequence ATGAGGCTTGAAGAGTATTGGAAAAAAAGAGATTTTGAGAAAACAAGGGAACTTAAGGGTAACGAAAAAACTGATCGTGGAAACATTTACGTGATTCAGAAACACCAAGCCACGCACCTGCATTATGATTTAAGGTTAGAAATGGACGGAGTTTTAAAGAGTTGGGCTGTTCCCAAAACACCCCCTACAGAAAGTGGTGTAAAAAGACTAGCAGTTCAAGTGGAAGACCATCCCGTTGGCTATGCGGATTTTGAAGGGACGATCCCAGAGGGGCAGTATGGCGCGGGTACCGTGGAAATCTGGGACAAGGGGCAATACGTTTTGACAAGCAGAAAGGAGAACAAGTTGGTTTTCGAAATAAAAGGTCGCAAGCTAAAAGGTGTTTACTGTTTGGTGAGGTTCAAAGGAAAGAAAAATTGGCTGTTTTTCAAGAAGAAAGATTGA